ATGCAGATTACCGCTTCCCTCGTTAACGAACTCCGTCAGAAGACTGGCGTGGGCATGATGCAGTGCAAGAAGGCCCTCACCGAAACTGACGGCGACATGGACAAGGCCGTTGAACTCCTCCGCAAGCAGGGTGCTGCTGTTGCCGCCAAGCGCGCCGACAAGGCCGCTAAGGAAGGCCGCATCTACCTCATCGAAACCGCTGACAAGGCTGCTGCTTTCGAACTCTCTTGCGAAACTGAACCGGTTTCCAACAACGACGACTTCGTCGCTCTCGCCAACATGGCTGTGAAGGCTGTCGAAACTCAGGCTATCGCCTCTGTCGAAGACCTCAAGAACGCTGTTGTCGACGGCAAGAAGATCAACGATGTGCTCCAGGACGTGCTCGTCAAGATCCAGGAAAACATCGACTTCCGCAAGTTCGCCGAAATGAAGAAGACTGCTAACTCCGTGTTTGGCGTTTACAGCCACATGAAGGGCAAGATCGGTGTGATCACCGAACTCGCTTACGAAGGCTCTGCCGACGAAGCTGCCCTCAAGGCTGCCGCTAAGGACATCGCTATGCAGGCCGCTGCATTCGCTCCGGTTGCATTGAACGATGCTGCAGTTCCGGCTGAAACGATCGAAAAGGAAAAGGAAATTGCCAAGGCTCAGATCGAAGCTTCTGGCAAGGCTCCGAAGCCTGAATTCCTGCAGCGCCAGATTGACGGCCGCGTCGCCAAGGTGCTCAAGGAAATCGTTCTCGAAGACCAGGAATTCTTCATGTCCGAAAAGAACCCGAAGAAGCTCTCTGTCAAGGACTATCTCCAGGAAGTCGTTGCCAAGCAGCTCGGTCTTTCCAGCTTGAAGGTCGTGAACTTCATCCGCTTCGAACGCGGTAACTAAGAGGTTTTGAGCTAGCGAGGTGTGAGGTCGTGCCTTCGGCACTCTGAGCATCGCCTAGTACAGGCTCTAAAATTTGGTCGCTCCCTTGCGGGGCGGCCAATTTTTTTTATTTTGTACAAGAGTTAAGAAAGGAGAACAAAATGCTGAAGAAGTATTTGTTTGGGATTTTAGTCAGCTGTAGTTTCGTTTTTGCCAAATTCGTTGATGTCATTCCGGTGGAACCTGCTCAAAAAGAGGGGTGCTACTCTATTTCCTCGTTAGAGGAACTTTATGGCTTTGCCGCGGTTGTCAACGGGACTCTCGAAGAAGGCCGTGCGGCAGAACCTTCCGCTTGTGGTCAGCTTGAAAAGGACATTCTGGTCAACGACACGACAACGGTTCATCGCACTTATAGGTGGGTCCAAAATCCTGAAACGCAGGAATACGAAAAGGAATACTACTTCTACATATACGATGAAAACCGTAAAGAAGTCGAAGTCGACACGAATGAAATCGAACATCACCACTGGACGCCGATTGGGGAATTCTCGGGAGCCTTCGATGGCCGAGGACACGTCATTAGGGCTTTGGAATATGCGGATAGCCTAGATACGGCGGCGTTTATTCGTACTACGGTCGGTTCCGATGCAGAACCTGTAAAGATTCAGAACTTGAAACTCCATTATTGGAAACTGGGCCCCCATATTGTGGGTGGTGGAATTGTCGCTGTCAATCGCGGGAATCTTTAT
The genomic region above belongs to Fibrobacter sp. UWB10 and contains:
- the tsf gene encoding translation elongation factor Ts encodes the protein MQITASLVNELRQKTGVGMMQCKKALTETDGDMDKAVELLRKQGAAVAAKRADKAAKEGRIYLIETADKAAAFELSCETEPVSNNDDFVALANMAVKAVETQAIASVEDLKNAVVDGKKINDVLQDVLVKIQENIDFRKFAEMKKTANSVFGVYSHMKGKIGVITELAYEGSADEAALKAAAKDIAMQAAAFAPVALNDAAVPAETIEKEKEIAKAQIEASGKAPKPEFLQRQIDGRVAKVLKEIVLEDQEFFMSEKNPKKLSVKDYLQEVVAKQLGLSSLKVVNFIRFERGN